A window from Triticum aestivum cultivar Chinese Spring chromosome 6D, IWGSC CS RefSeq v2.1, whole genome shotgun sequence encodes these proteins:
- the LOC123143253 gene encoding protein trichome birefringence-like 12 yields MRLAMDNSLMKALPFSSAWLPGDRWPETCLRLPLLLLLLPVTLIILLLFFPSSPPLPPPHPNIPCGAAPADATAGRWVPTPSPPPPPLYNQSCPFHRKSWNCLRNGRPPVAAFSWAPSRCGSGAVVPRVDPAAFLAAARGRRIGFVGDSLSENMAIALLCALRSGDAGVRDWKRRGAWRGGHFPREDVVVGYHRAVLLAKYTWQPVENSEPRKDGIKGTYRVDVDIPADDWINITKFYDVLIFNTGHWWGSYKFPKETPLVFYRGGKPIEPPLSIFDGLKVALKSMGSYIKREVPGKTLKLWRTQSPRHFDGGEWNHNGSCVSNRLLQQHELDSWFDPRFGGVNKDARLVNSLLQEALVETDIQLLNLTYMSEFRADDHPAVWLEKKDEAAVWGQDCMHWCLPGVPDTWVDILAARILLYFKQGKG; encoded by the exons ATGCGTCTGGCAATGGATAATTCTCTCATGAAAGCTCTGCCCTTCTCATCCGCCTGGCTGCCGGGGGATCGCTGGCCGGAGACGTGCCTCCGCCTgcctctgctgctgctcctcctcccagTAACTCTCATtatccttctcctcttcttcccctcctccccaCCCCTGCCCCCGCCGCACCCCAACATCCCCTGcggcgccgcccccgccgacgCCACCGCCGGCCGCTGGGTCCCGACCCCATCTCCCCCGCCGCCTCCCCTCTACAACCAGTCCTGCCCCTTCCACCGCAAAAGCTGGAACTGCCTCCGCAACGGCCGTCCACCGGTCGCCGCGTTCTCCTGGGCCCCCTCCCGCTGCGGCTCCGGCGCCGTCGTCCCGAGGGTCGACCCCGCCGCTTTCCTCGCGGCGGCCAGGGGGCGCCGGATCGGGTTCGTGGGGGACTCGCTGTCGGAGAACATGGCCATCGCGCTGCTCTGCGCGCTCCGGTCGGGCGACGCCGGCGTGCGGGACTGGAAGCGGCGCGGCGCGTGGCGGGGTGGTCACTTCCCCCGGGAGGACGTCGTCGTCGGGTACCACCGCGCCGTGCTCCTCGCCAAGTACAC GTGGCAGCCTGTAGAGAATTCTGAACCTCGGAAGGACGGAATAAAGGGAACTTACAGAGTTGATGTCGACATTCCTGCTGACGATTGGATAAATATCACCAAGTTTTATGACGTGCTCATTTTCAACACTGGACACTG GTGGGGTTCGTATAAATTCCCAAAAGAGACCCCCCTTGTTTTCTACCGAGGAGGAAAACCAATTGAGCCTCCACTCAGCATCTTTGATGGGCTGAAGGTAGCCCTCAAAAGTATGGGCTCCTACATCAAAAGGGAGGTCCCCGGTAAAACCCTGAAGCTGTGGCGCACACAGTCACCCAGGCACTTTGATGGAGGTGAATGGAATCACAACGGCAGCTGCGTGTCTAACAGGCTCCTACAACAACATGAG CTCGATTCCTGGTTCGATCCGAGGTTTGGGGGAGTGAACAAAGACGCGAGACTGGTGAACTCATTGCTCCAGGAAGCGCTAGTCGAGACGGACATCCAGCTGCTCAACCTGACCTACATGAGCGAGTTCCGCGCCGACGACCATCCGGCTGTCTGGCTCGAGAAGAAGGATGAGGCGGCTGTCTGGGGGCAGGACTGCATGCACTGGTGCCTGCCCGGCGTACCGGACACGTGGGTCGACATCTTGGCGGCAAGGATCTTGCTCTACTTCAAGCAGGGCAAAGGTTGA